From Echinicola jeungdonensis, the proteins below share one genomic window:
- the fbp gene encoding class 1 fructose-bisphosphatase — MKTKPYTPDHSALGYSVGVTLDRFIKIKQDDFPFASGELSQILRDIALASKIVNREINRAGLSNIGGAFGSTNIQGEEQQKLDVVANIRFTRALTKGGEVCAIVSEEDDEVIDLQNSSGKYVVAMDPLDGSSNIDVNISIGTIFSIYRRVTPVGSPIQPEDIMQEGNKQVAAGYVLYGSSTMLVYTTGKGVNGFTYENSLGEFFLSHPNIQAPKDGNIYSINEGLTSQMQNGVKNYVESCKKRNFSARYIGSLVADFHRNLLKGGIYIYPKTNKAPDGKLRLLYEANSLAFIAEQAGAKATNGEERILNIQPTALHQRTPLYIGSGQMVDDVYQFMKEEIQSSLKTPKKLLVFSTNLNFQYLPVHYSSGQIL, encoded by the coding sequence ATGAAGACAAAGCCATACACACCCGACCACTCAGCATTAGGGTACTCTGTAGGAGTAACCTTAGACCGTTTTATCAAAATAAAACAAGACGACTTCCCCTTTGCATCGGGGGAATTGTCTCAAATTTTGAGAGACATTGCCCTAGCTTCAAAGATAGTAAATCGCGAAATCAATAGGGCAGGACTTTCAAATATCGGCGGGGCTTTTGGCAGTACCAATATTCAGGGAGAAGAGCAACAAAAACTGGACGTAGTGGCTAATATCCGATTTACCAGGGCCTTAACCAAAGGCGGTGAGGTTTGTGCCATAGTTTCAGAAGAAGATGATGAAGTAATTGACCTTCAAAATAGCAGCGGGAAATATGTTGTGGCCATGGATCCGCTAGATGGGTCTTCCAATATAGATGTGAATATTTCCATAGGGACCATCTTTTCAATTTACCGAAGAGTGACCCCGGTAGGCAGTCCAATCCAGCCCGAGGATATCATGCAAGAAGGAAACAAACAGGTAGCTGCCGGGTATGTACTATATGGCTCCTCCACCATGTTGGTGTATACTACTGGCAAAGGGGTGAACGGTTTTACTTACGAAAACTCCCTGGGAGAATTTTTCTTATCCCACCCCAACATCCAAGCCCCAAAAGATGGAAACATTTATAGTATCAATGAGGGACTTACTTCGCAAATGCAAAACGGGGTAAAAAACTATGTTGAATCCTGTAAAAAAAGGAATTTCAGCGCTAGGTATATTGGTAGTTTGGTAGCAGATTTTCACAGAAACCTTCTCAAAGGGGGGATATATATTTATCCCAAAACCAATAAGGCCCCTGATGGCAAATTAAGGTTATTGTATGAAGCCAATTCTTTGGCATTTATTGCTGAACAAGCAGGCGCAAAAGCTACAAATGGGGAGGAAAGAATTCTAAATATCCAGCCGACAGCCCTCCACCAAAGGACCCCATTATACATTGGTTCCGGACAAATGGTGGATGATGTATATCAATTTATGAAAGAAGAAATCCAATCTTCATTAAAAACCCCTAAAAAATTATTGGTATTTTCTACGAATCTGAATTTTCAATATCTGCCGGTCCACTATAGCAGTGGACAAATCCTTTGA
- a CDS encoding flavin-containing monooxygenase codes for MKEKEFVIIGGGQCGLSAGRYLQKKGCDFVILEQNKEIGDNWRNQYDSLKLFTPAQFSALPDLPMALSPKARPTKDQMADYFSRYASHFDMPVHNKNKVLTLKKNKGAFLISTVFEEIKAQKVIIANGFCQKPKFPEWVNDLNTPYLHSKDYRNPISVKGKKVLVVGTGNSAAQIAAELTKYYEVHWSVNRKPKLTPLYIFGKNVIWWASRLGILDRVAKKGQKRIETIYQYDNLKKQLKKTKKQPIIKEATGNQVLFENGKKEQYDFVVFATGFYPDFDFIEIEDFENNLETLRENSGLSRVKGLYFLGIPFQRTKSSHLIHGSQKDAKFIIEEALS; via the coding sequence ATGAAAGAAAAGGAATTTGTAATCATTGGAGGTGGCCAATGTGGTCTTTCAGCTGGCCGGTATTTACAAAAAAAAGGCTGCGATTTTGTTATTTTAGAACAAAACAAGGAAATCGGAGATAATTGGCGAAACCAATATGATTCCCTAAAATTGTTCACTCCAGCCCAATTCAGCGCCCTTCCTGATTTGCCCATGGCTCTTTCTCCTAAGGCAAGGCCAACTAAGGACCAAATGGCTGATTACTTTTCCCGCTATGCCTCGCATTTTGACATGCCTGTACATAACAAAAATAAAGTACTGACCCTCAAAAAAAACAAGGGTGCATTCCTGATTTCCACTGTCTTTGAGGAAATCAAAGCCCAAAAAGTAATTATAGCCAATGGTTTTTGCCAAAAACCTAAATTCCCTGAATGGGTAAATGACCTAAATACCCCCTACCTTCACAGTAAGGATTACCGTAACCCAATTTCTGTCAAAGGCAAAAAAGTTTTGGTGGTTGGGACGGGTAATTCAGCTGCCCAAATAGCTGCCGAACTCACCAAATATTATGAAGTGCATTGGTCCGTTAACAGGAAACCAAAGCTCACTCCCCTATATATCTTTGGTAAAAATGTTATTTGGTGGGCCAGTCGCCTGGGAATATTGGACAGGGTTGCCAAAAAGGGCCAAAAAAGAATTGAAACCATTTACCAATACGATAACTTGAAAAAGCAGTTAAAAAAGACAAAAAAGCAGCCCATTATAAAGGAAGCTACAGGAAATCAGGTCCTTTTTGAAAATGGTAAAAAGGAGCAATATGACTTTGTGGTATTTGCAACTGGCTTTTATCCTGATTTTGATTTTATAGAAATTGAAGATTTTGAAAACAACCTGGAAACTTTACGGGAAAATTCAGGCTTATCCCGTGTCAAAGGGCTGTATTTTCTTGGGATTCCTTTTCAGCGGACTAAAAGCTCCCATTTGATCCATGGATCACAAAAAGATGCCAAATTTATTATAGAAGAAGCATTGTCCTAA
- a CDS encoding DUF5606 family protein: MEFKEIATVSGKPGLYKVLKPSRSGVILESMDEKKSKLVVGGSHRVSILSEISIYTLTEEGAAPLEEVMTTIEKEFQGDTGLAKDADNDEYKAFLKHILPEFDEERVYVSDIKKLISWYKIIRKYAPEALVDNSEGKEASENSEGEN, translated from the coding sequence ATGGAATTTAAAGAAATTGCAACTGTTTCCGGAAAGCCGGGATTATATAAAGTTTTGAAACCAAGTAGAAGTGGGGTGATTCTGGAATCAATGGACGAAAAGAAAAGTAAATTGGTGGTTGGAGGTAGCCATCGGGTGTCCATTTTAAGTGAAATCTCCATTTACACCCTTACAGAGGAGGGGGCAGCGCCCCTTGAGGAAGTGATGACTACTATAGAAAAGGAATTTCAAGGAGATACCGGTTTAGCCAAAGATGCAGATAATGATGAGTACAAAGCATTTCTGAAGCATATTTTGCCAGAATTTGATGAAGAGCGTGTTTATGTTTCTGATATCAAGAAGTTGATCAGCTGGTATAAAATTATCAGGAAATATGCACCTGAAGCATTAGTAGATAATTCAGAAGGTAAAGAAGCTTCTGAAAATTCTGAAGGAGAAAATTAA
- a CDS encoding ABC-F family ATP-binding cassette domain-containing protein: MNYLSVEKLSKAFGEKSLFNNISFGIDQGQKVALVGINGAGKSTLMKIIMGIEVPDEGEIAINQQVKVAYVHQNPTFEGNLTIYQTIFSDASNEALQLIQLYQKTLLSIQSGKSNSEELNPILERMDQLQAWDYEFQIKEVLGKLGLHDTDLPVGNLSGGQRKRVALAKAILEKPDLLLLDEPTNHLDLETIEWLEDYLAKANLSLFMVTHDRYFLEKVTNEILELDGGKVFRYSGNYSYFLDKKAEREEIEASEQEKAKSLYKKELEWMRRQPKARGTKAKYRIDAFESTKKKALQKKETRDIDLQVSTQRLGSKILELEHLRKTYGDQEIIKDFSYTFKKKDKIGIVGPNGAGKTTFLNLLTGILDPDQGKIELGQTTAFGYYHQEEKTFDEDKKLIDLVKEVAEIVTLAKGQTITVSQFLNKFGFPPKQQHTPIAKLSGGERRRLQLLMVLIKNPNFLILDEPTNDLDIMTLNTLEEFLDDFPGCLIIVSHDRYFMDRLVDHLFVFEGNGKIKDFPGNYSDFREWEKEEKAKKDTEKKPKEKSTSIPSKEKTNKASYKEKMEFKKVQKEITTLEVQKDQLINNINKGTEDHELLTEWSQSIKKIDDQLEELEFRWLELSELDGIMD; encoded by the coding sequence ATGAATTACCTTTCTGTAGAAAAACTTTCCAAGGCTTTTGGAGAAAAGTCTTTGTTTAATAATATCTCATTTGGAATTGACCAAGGTCAAAAGGTGGCCTTGGTGGGCATTAATGGTGCTGGAAAATCTACCCTTATGAAGATCATCATGGGCATCGAGGTCCCAGATGAAGGGGAGATAGCCATCAACCAACAGGTCAAAGTGGCTTATGTTCATCAAAACCCTACTTTTGAGGGTAACCTTACCATTTATCAAACCATTTTTTCTGATGCATCCAATGAAGCCTTGCAGTTGATTCAGTTATATCAGAAAACTTTGCTCAGCATCCAATCCGGAAAATCCAATTCGGAAGAACTTAATCCAATACTAGAAAGGATGGACCAGCTTCAGGCTTGGGATTATGAATTCCAAATCAAAGAAGTGCTTGGAAAGCTGGGGCTTCATGACACGGATCTTCCAGTAGGAAATCTTTCAGGGGGGCAAAGAAAAAGAGTTGCCTTGGCCAAAGCGATATTGGAAAAGCCGGACCTTTTGCTTTTGGACGAGCCAACCAACCATCTGGACCTGGAGACCATTGAATGGCTGGAAGATTACCTAGCCAAAGCTAACCTTTCCCTTTTTATGGTGACTCATGACCGGTATTTTCTTGAAAAAGTCACAAATGAAATCTTAGAGCTCGACGGGGGAAAGGTTTTCAGGTACTCGGGAAATTATAGTTATTTTCTGGACAAGAAAGCCGAACGGGAAGAAATAGAAGCCAGCGAACAGGAAAAAGCCAAAAGTCTTTACAAAAAAGAGTTGGAGTGGATGCGCCGACAACCCAAAGCAAGAGGAACCAAGGCCAAATACCGGATAGATGCATTTGAATCCACTAAGAAAAAAGCTCTCCAAAAAAAGGAAACAAGGGATATTGATCTTCAAGTTTCCACCCAACGACTGGGGAGCAAAATCTTGGAACTGGAGCATTTGAGAAAGACTTATGGGGACCAAGAAATCATCAAAGATTTTTCTTACACATTTAAGAAAAAAGATAAAATCGGAATAGTTGGTCCAAATGGGGCAGGAAAAACCACTTTTCTTAATCTCCTAACTGGAATCCTAGACCCAGACCAGGGGAAAATCGAACTGGGGCAGACTACGGCATTTGGCTATTATCATCAGGAGGAAAAAACTTTCGACGAGGACAAAAAGCTCATTGACCTGGTGAAAGAGGTGGCAGAGATTGTCACCTTGGCCAAGGGACAAACAATTACCGTTTCCCAATTTCTCAATAAATTTGGATTCCCCCCCAAACAACAGCACACTCCAATTGCAAAACTGAGTGGAGGAGAAAGAAGAAGGTTACAATTGCTAATGGTTTTAATCAAAAACCCCAATTTTTTGATCCTGGATGAACCTACCAATGACCTGGACATAATGACTTTAAACACCTTGGAAGAATTTTTGGATGACTTTCCTGGTTGTCTTATAATTGTATCCCACGACCGATATTTTATGGATAGGTTGGTGGATCATCTTTTTGTTTTTGAGGGGAATGGAAAAATCAAGGATTTCCCAGGTAACTATTCTGACTTTCGGGAATGGGAAAAGGAAGAAAAAGCAAAAAAAGATACTGAGAAAAAACCAAAAGAAAAAAGTACTTCCATCCCTTCCAAGGAAAAAACCAACAAAGCTTCATACAAAGAAAAAATGGAATTTAAGAAGGTCCAGAAAGAAATCACTACTTTGGAAGTGCAAAAAGATCAATTGATCAATAACATAAACAAAGGTACTGAAGATCATGAATTACTAACCGAATGGTCTCAATCCATCAAGAAAATTGATGATCAATTGGAGGAACTTGAATTTCGTTGGCTGGAGCTTAGCGAATTGGATGGTATTATGGATTAA
- the yihA gene encoding ribosome biogenesis GTP-binding protein YihA/YsxC, translated as MIKKAKFLTSNTDYKKCPSPHKPEFAFIGRSNVGKSSLINMLTNTKGLAKISGTPGKTQLINHFEIDERWYMVDLPGYGFAKVSKSHKADWEKMIKDYLTLRENLEATFVLIDSRLSPQKKDLEFILWCAENAIPIVLIFTKADKLAKAKIQANVRKFLKTSESIFEEAPMYFITSSTSALGRDEVLEFIEEVNHGFYAQ; from the coding sequence ATGATCAAGAAGGCTAAGTTTTTGACCAGCAATACCGATTACAAAAAGTGCCCATCTCCCCATAAACCTGAATTTGCCTTTATTGGCCGTTCCAATGTGGGAAAAAGCTCCCTCATCAACATGCTTACCAATACCAAGGGGCTGGCCAAAATATCCGGTACACCAGGTAAAACCCAATTGATCAATCACTTTGAAATTGATGAAAGGTGGTATATGGTGGATCTTCCAGGTTATGGTTTCGCTAAAGTAAGCAAATCCCATAAAGCAGATTGGGAAAAAATGATCAAAGATTACTTGACCTTAAGGGAAAATTTGGAAGCTACTTTTGTGTTGATAGATAGCAGGTTGTCTCCCCAAAAGAAAGATCTTGAATTTATTCTATGGTGTGCAGAAAATGCCATCCCAATCGTATTGATCTTTACGAAAGCAGATAAACTGGCCAAAGCCAAAATACAGGCCAATGTGAGGAAGTTTCTGAAAACCAGTGAATCCATTTTTGAGGAAGCTCCGATGTATTTTATCACTTCTTCTACCAGTGCCCTTGGGAGGGATGAGGTTTTGGAATTTATTGAAGAGGTGAACCATGGATTTTATGCCCAGTAA
- a CDS encoding aspartate kinase — protein sequence MRKVIVYKFGGASVKDAKAIKNLSNILFNRLRNHMVVVISAIGKTTNALEEVLMKKYQGLPYSLNNTILMQRHLEICDELFEPGHRIFSVVKNYFLVLERDLERPLTKENYDQYYDQIIGYGEMLSTRIIQEYLCDQEQYCLWQDAREIIKTDENFRLANVDWNLTKKKCEKYLLPKLDKFPVVTQGFIGGGSSGKMTTLGREGSDYSAAIIAASLKAKSVVIWKDVPGVLNADPKRFEKTVKFDRLDYYEAAEMTYYGASVIHPKTIKPLANAKIPLEVKSFLNPEESGTVIGDFKESQGIPTIVVKDEQILVTFKVTDFAFINEGHIHQVYTELQRLKLKVNLLQTSAITISICIDRQIFKLEQLMDEMKRFFVIRYNEGLQLITVNNYKEEIKNSILMEKEVLVEQTTRNTFQLICKP from the coding sequence ATGAGGAAAGTAATTGTTTACAAATTTGGGGGAGCATCGGTAAAGGATGCCAAGGCTATCAAAAACCTCTCTAATATTTTGTTCAATCGATTGCGAAATCACATGGTTGTAGTGATTTCTGCTATAGGAAAAACCACAAATGCTTTGGAGGAGGTATTGATGAAAAAATACCAAGGTCTTCCATATTCTTTAAATAATACAATTTTAATGCAGCGACATTTGGAGATTTGTGATGAACTCTTTGAGCCGGGGCATAGGATTTTTTCGGTAGTAAAAAATTATTTTCTGGTATTGGAAAGGGATCTTGAAAGGCCCCTGACCAAAGAAAACTATGACCAATACTATGATCAGATCATCGGGTATGGGGAAATGTTATCAACCAGAATTATCCAGGAATACCTATGTGACCAGGAGCAATATTGTCTTTGGCAAGATGCCAGGGAAATCATTAAAACAGATGAAAACTTTCGATTGGCCAATGTGGACTGGAATTTGACAAAGAAAAAATGTGAAAAATATTTGCTTCCCAAGTTGGATAAATTTCCGGTGGTGACCCAGGGGTTTATTGGTGGAGGGTCTTCGGGGAAAATGACAACTTTGGGAAGAGAGGGGTCCGATTATTCCGCAGCCATAATTGCAGCCAGTTTGAAAGCAAAATCCGTAGTGATTTGGAAAGATGTCCCTGGGGTTTTGAATGCTGATCCCAAAAGGTTTGAAAAAACTGTCAAATTTGATCGGTTGGACTATTATGAAGCCGCAGAAATGACCTATTATGGAGCTTCTGTTATCCACCCTAAGACGATCAAACCGCTGGCCAATGCGAAAATACCCTTGGAGGTCAAATCTTTTTTGAACCCTGAGGAATCTGGAACCGTTATTGGGGACTTTAAAGAATCACAGGGGATCCCCACTATTGTAGTTAAGGATGAGCAGATTTTGGTCACTTTTAAAGTGACTGATTTTGCTTTTATAAATGAAGGTCATATCCATCAGGTCTACACTGAATTGCAACGATTGAAATTGAAGGTTAATTTGTTGCAAACTTCTGCAATTACTATTTCCATTTGCATAGATCGCCAAATTTTTAAACTGGAGCAGTTAATGGATGAAATGAAAAGATTTTTTGTCATCCGGTATAATGAAGGCCTACAACTTATTACGGTCAATAACTATAAGGAGGAAATTAAAAATTCCATATTGATGGAGAAGGAGGTTTTAGTTGAACAGACTACCAGAAATACCTTTCAACTTATTTGTAAGCCATGA
- a CDS encoding outer membrane beta-barrel protein, with protein MQTIDIRHQLNLYGRKIGITLFLFFLLGISAMAQDDYKPLNKSGQDNQFISYGFFLAGHNSSLRLKYSDAYMDPNADYSNIQSIMPIFSPGFSLGFLITTRLHDQFNFLITPKVGFYEFQTDINYLKDDDFEETGVGVNTETIVTEMTMVELPLIFKYKSHRFNNTRMFFTGGVNPQFRTKSQEEADADDLVLTGSDIALELGMGFDFYFKFFKFSPEIRFSHGMKNLYKEETSNPEFSGAISEIRRKSITLYLNFQ; from the coding sequence ATGCAAACCATTGACATTCGGCATCAGCTCAATTTATATGGGAGAAAAATAGGCATCACCCTTTTTCTTTTCTTTCTTTTGGGGATTAGCGCCATGGCCCAGGACGATTATAAGCCCCTAAACAAATCGGGACAGGATAACCAATTCATCAGTTATGGTTTTTTTCTTGCTGGCCACAATAGTTCCCTGAGGTTAAAATATTCTGATGCCTATATGGACCCCAATGCAGATTATTCTAATATCCAGAGTATCATGCCTATTTTCTCCCCTGGGTTTTCATTGGGTTTTTTGATTACAACAAGACTCCATGACCAGTTCAATTTTCTTATTACTCCTAAGGTCGGTTTTTATGAATTTCAAACTGATATCAATTATTTAAAAGATGATGATTTTGAAGAAACCGGAGTTGGTGTAAATACAGAGACTATTGTCACAGAAATGACCATGGTGGAGCTCCCACTTATATTTAAATACAAATCCCATCGGTTTAACAATACCAGGATGTTTTTTACTGGAGGGGTCAACCCACAGTTTAGGACAAAATCTCAAGAAGAGGCGGATGCAGACGACTTGGTACTCACAGGTTCTGATATAGCCCTGGAATTGGGAATGGGCTTTGATTTTTATTTCAAGTTCTTCAAGTTTTCACCAGAAATCCGTTTTTCCCATGGAATGAAAAATCTTTATAAAGAAGAAACCAGCAATCCTGAATTTTCCGGTGCCATTTCAGAAATAAGAAGAAAATCAATCACGCTGTATTTAAATTTCCAATAA
- the ubiE gene encoding bifunctional demethylmenaquinone methyltransferase/2-methoxy-6-polyprenyl-1,4-benzoquinol methylase UbiE — MSVVPYKNQKEGKKAQVANMFNNISKRYDLLNHLLSMGIDIVWRKKAIKQLKKDQPKLILDIATGTGDFAIEALALNPEKVIGVDISEGMLAEGKKKIQQKKLGHLIDLQLGDSEKLLFEENKFDAVIVAFGVRNFENLEKGLADMYRVLKPGGKTVIVEFSKPKKFPFKQGYNFYFKYILPRVGKLVSKDNAAYTYLPESVQAFPDGSDFLDVLKNVGFKNTKCKPLTFGISSIYMGEK, encoded by the coding sequence ATGTCAGTAGTTCCTTACAAAAATCAAAAGGAAGGCAAAAAAGCCCAAGTTGCCAACATGTTTAATAATATCAGCAAAAGATATGATTTGCTGAACCACCTCCTGAGCATGGGCATTGACATTGTCTGGAGAAAAAAAGCCATCAAACAGCTCAAAAAAGACCAACCCAAACTGATTTTGGACATCGCAACCGGTACTGGTGATTTTGCCATTGAAGCCCTGGCCTTAAACCCGGAAAAGGTCATCGGAGTGGATATTTCTGAAGGCATGTTGGCAGAAGGAAAAAAGAAAATCCAACAAAAAAAGTTGGGTCACCTCATTGATTTGCAGTTGGGTGATTCTGAAAAGTTGTTATTTGAGGAAAATAAATTTGATGCTGTCATCGTTGCCTTTGGAGTAAGGAACTTTGAAAATTTGGAAAAAGGGCTGGCTGACATGTACAGGGTACTCAAACCGGGAGGTAAAACGGTGATTGTGGAATTTTCTAAACCCAAAAAGTTTCCTTTTAAACAAGGATATAATTTTTATTTCAAGTATATTTTACCACGGGTCGGCAAATTGGTATCCAAGGACAATGCTGCCTACACCTATTTGCCAGAATCTGTCCAAGCCTTTCCCGATGGAAGTGACTTCCTGGATGTATTAAAAAATGTTGGTTTTAAAAACACAAAATGCAAACCATTGACATTCGGCATCAGCTCAATTTATATGGGAGAAAAATAG